tggcaaatttataagggtGTTAACGGGgacgcaaagaaagcgatcaagGTCACCCGAAcgatccattacaaagatctttacgataaactggatacccGGAATGACGAGAgatatctgtatcgacttgtcaaaagccgacactaactaacacaggatatcgaactttGTTTACCGAACGTCGAGCCTCACGGCTTggttagatggcgagaatatttcgagtggATTCCagctgaaaatttcttctactttcccaatcattgccgacatttggagcagttctatCTGTCAACGTAACTTAAGCCGAGTAAGcattaaaacgaatgaaatttgggAAAACAAGAGGATCTGACGATATCGGATCTGACCTCCGGAAAGCGAGGAGCTAGGattcaacactgtggctcagggaattcttcaatcgggatATTCATCAttggactggcaagaaagtaccacagttccaatatggacaaagaaaggtagtccagcggaATGTCTAAATTACCGTCCggtccggttacttttccataccatgaggagttttgaatgcattctttacAACCGTATTAGTGAAATCGCTGAAATGACCGTGAAGCAAGTCAGATTTATTAAGAACTGGGAAATAGGTCGAGGGGAGACTTGAGGAATTACATTAGCACATGACATATTTCATTACCAGGCCAATTGTCAAATTGccaattatgaaattgcttcacgcattaacggaacgtggatgaagtggtgttccacaactgatgttctttgtgatcgatgtatcaacgaatgtctcaagttcacttgccaagattggtctgaacgtcgatggtaagcgaccaaaaggccggccgaaacaactgtggcttgatacgctagatcgggatttgaaagccttgcgattgcatccagatcagccattgttatttcttcggttgtgggtgtcgttttttcggcttattttatattgaaaaaaaaagacaaaggaTAGTTCTCTGCGTGGATGTCGATTTTCGGTAAATGCCGAAATCGATTTTTCCTCTGTTTTTGATGATCAGTAAGTCCAAGTTGGTGATTGTATTCGACTTCCATGGTGAATTTAATACTCTTGTGGACCATATTCAATTTGTTAAGTATAGTTTCAAGCTGGCTTCGTTTCTCAATTACAAAATTGTCATCAACATATCAGGCCCAGAATCCTAATCCTAAAATATCAAGTTGCTCTATAAATTGCTCTATTCGCTCTATTAAGATGTCCACAGGAGTATTACATTTACCGTGGAAGTCGAATACAACCACCAACTACCCTTCTTAGACttactcatcatcaacaacagtgAGGACAAcaggtcctcgaaataccggtatatgtagaataaaaaactcactattcggcattaaaaaataaaatttgtcatgTTTTCATTATCCTTTTCATaagacaaaatggcgaaaccgatcacgacaagtcgaccccggttgtgaacgggacaaaggttgaagaaaaaatatagcTTGACAGTGCTGTTCTTGACGCGAGGGAACCAATTAGAAACTGGAgcagttggatatagttcaGTCCAATGAACGTGATGCAAACACCTTTTGGAAAGAGCGTCTgtctcggttgtagacctgataTTTTTCAGCCATGCACTGCCTCTTTGTATGTCCTGGCGTGTCAGCGGAGCTACACCCGCAGGGATCACCTATGAGCGAGCTACAGGATAAGGAACTAGTTGGGCGAGCGACGAAAAAGGCGCCAGGCAAGTGTTTGAAAGCTTCATAGGGGTATGGCTAGTCCAACCTGCTAATATACGCAACTTCATTGAGCTCACCACGTGACGCATGCATAGCCACAGAATGTGACGCTTTCATGCCTTGGATATACATTCCTTAGTAGAAGACTCAACTACTGATGAAATTGTGAACAGGACAGCTTTCGAACAGCGATACCGCGTCGGACGAACGACTCAGCGGGCTATTGGTAGGATTGATGAGGAGCAACAAGGGAAGCCCGCATAAATGCGAGCTGGCTATCCAGCGGAACAAgagagaatgctttaaggagtctTGTTCCGAGACGGATATCAACACTTAGGAGAGCACCGATAGAACCATACTGGGACGATTCACAGTTCGTTCATTTCCATAGATCACACCATatcttcttgttgaaaatcgttcagggctTATTCCCCCAACAAGAATTCTAGGGCATTGAATGTTTCAATGCAggtaagcgatcatcagatgaTGGCCTCTTTCGATGCCGATGTCAGCACTTCTTTTTTACGTACATTCAGAAGACAGTTGAACTGATCTTGTAGCAGGTCCTGTGACAGTTCTGCAAGTCTATAAACCGTTTACCTTTGTTGTTATGGTTACCAAGGCTATGATTCACCATATCTGAGCTCCATTAGGAAGCCTTCAGTAACAGTGGATTTGCGGTTCCTATCATTTGACTTTCGAGGCTACTAAAGTATGATGCCAGAAGAAGgggtcgtagccgtgaggtgAGTCCCTACTAGaagcgttgttgacatttcaatagcagtaaaattttgaaatttgaacatCGCTAGCCCAGAAAATTCTATATCTTTTAATCCAACCAGGGGAGTCGAGAAGGAAAAGggtttgtggttttattgggtaaaGTTCCACACACTGGCGTGCTACGGCCATTGTGATAGGACCTATAAAAGGCCCATCATCTCGTAGCACTTTCTTTAAAAAGCCCAACACCCTTTTCTAAATGGTTGAGTTGAGACTGTCGAAACTTTATTCATATTTACATGAGGTTCATCTTTTAAATGTCATCCCTATTTTCGGTTGTTAAATCAGCAATGCTATTCTCAGTTAAAATATGTTCTCTTTTATCGCACATTTGTGCTTTATAGTACGTAATTATATTCACTTCCAATTTGAGTTGCTGTCATGGGATAAAAAACTGGCAAATATACACCAGACTTTAAAAATCAATATTAACTAATTGCCTCTTGGGATATCCAAAAGCGGTAACTACACAAAAATATTTGTCAGCTTTTCACGGCTCTATAAATATGGATGGATCGGAAAATTCGATTCATACTTCAGCTTATTAATAACCTTCAAGAGAATGATGATATTAAGCTCGTTTTTCTTGTCTTTTCTTGGTAAGAGCTGACACagcatttttcaaataaataatttccAGAATATTAACAAattctaatatttttaaaaaaataaaagtaatattaGCATCTGCTGCCAAAAGACTTGATTTGCAACCATCTTTATCAACTTTTCCCATTTGTGCGGTCAGATGTGCTCAGGTTGGATCACCAGTCTGCGCCGAACGCAATGGcgtttacaaattattttcaactGGCTGCTCAAAATTGAGTTATTATTGTAACACTGGTGAAGGTATGTTCGCATTAAGGTAGCTGAACCATCAAATGTGAAAATCTTTTTATTGCAGAGTGGAAAAGTGTTGATATGGAATACTGTTATAACAACAATATTTTCCCAATAGTTTGTACAATCCAACGAAAACAATATCCTGTGTGTGCCGTCAATACGTCAGGGGGATATAGACGATTTAATAATGAGTGCCAATTTCTAAATTATGCATGTGTTAACTACGATCAAGGTAGGAACTTAAATAAAGAATTTCCCACGTTCGATTTAGAGCACCAAGTTTATAAACATTACAATATTGTTGTATGCATGTATGGTATATCAATTCTAATATTTCTAGAATGGGATCGACAAATGGATTGCCCCGAAATGGTAGATGTAGTACAAGTATAGAGATCATGGACCACAATTTTTATCAAATACAAAATTGTTATGATTGATAAAATGCATACACCTAAAAGTCCCTCTTAAGTGTTTTATGATTTAAAAAAGTgttcatattcaaaattttcctgCTTCTCTCTTTTTTTGCACCttcgaaaggaaaaaaaatgataaaagttgaattttcaaactcATCCTCGGAGGGGGTGTAAAGTCTTAGTGAAGGTgccttttcttcaaagcctatgAAAACTCGTAGCAGTCACCggtccttaagggggtcatcccgtgtgtcgggttggagaaatcgattttttttttgcatgaattgtagctatatatagtggagaatatgtgggcaaagggattttccgatattccgagtccttcagaaattacagggttaaacaagtaaggagtttgcagccgcggctagagtactcgacgagaaagagcatcgaatctttttttacctgttagttttttacctgagccttataaattcgaacacaagtatatataaaaagatggaaaaccaatcaattgtctaaactcataccgctgtttggaataaaaaggataatccagtctagagtgagcactgaaaggctttcaagctatactcagttatattttgttgcaagtattgtgctgtttgtgtgttcagtgatttttttaaatggatcgtacgaagggagatcgctttaacgttcaacgtcatgctcgcactaaaaaacgagtatttcatgggaatcgatacttatcagagaagaaaaaggacttcgcatcaacatcaaagaaacttttagcaagcatgaacatggatgttccaattgcgacaagttttgtatatcgtataatatattggatttgctggagttttctccggtatttctgcaaatttctgcaaataataaaatatacgtagtagtaaaaaaggaatacgtaggacatgtcgagaaaagaatgggaacgcggcttagaaatgcaaagaagaatcacaaaggcattgatggaaaaggggctggaaaacttactgataaggttattagcGACctaactacattttctgggctagctattcgtcgacatgcaaattcgatagaaggaatgaagcaagaaatttgggaaactttcttccataaatgttctacagacgaaaaacctcagcatcaaaattgtccagcaggcgaggacagttggtgcaaatggcgcaaagcggaagctaaaggagaactggatagttttcaccacgagaaggcacctttgactgaagaagttcaaacagtcatcaaaccaatctacgaagatttgtcacgagatgatctcttgaacagatgtttaggagcagagacccagaataacaatgagtcgttgaatgcattgatctgaactttcgctcctaaacaccttcattctggggccaaggtcgtagaaatagccacttttctggctgtaattgttttcaatgaaggattcaatggcattctcaaaatcctagtgacaatgggatgtcaagttcgTCACATATATCAGGTTTATGGCGACCgacgtaatgaagcgcgaatttggcggtcctaacgacgatcgactgacctcgctaaacgagccacaattgacaccagagagcaacaatcggccttacaagacttttttgaagaaacggagggtgctctctatggaccaggtatagcagattaatggtgagctaaaattttacttttgataatcacagttaaattttcaaatgcgtttttctcgaaactgtatcttgaaaatcggctgccaccatagctcaaaatctatccaaacaaattctttgaaattttcacggcttctttagtacatatttctacggtccgcaaactaggataattgcaatcggacgagtagtttttttttttattcataaaaaaagccgtaaaaaaacaccaaaatccaaaaaattaagtttaaaagcccaccaaaaatttagcttttaacattttctaattatcctagtttgcggaccgtggaatattgtccacattaaaatgccgtttattttttttccctcagatgaacacagcgccctccagcgtggcagcagaaaaacacctttttttggagatgggtgcataaattaactcctattccgaaaattagctacgaaatctgAACGacgaagctgaaaaatttatcacatatactagagatatcaataaacatatgctgaaaaaatcacgtttctatctttatccagtccttcaaaataatttttcaaaaaagggcaaaaaaaacgggatgacccccttaaataattTTGTTGAGGCGAATAAGGACGCATTTTTTTTATGAGATTAGCGGAACCGGGAGCCAGCTGATTAGAGGGACAGCTGATAAGCTGAACTGGCGGCCTTGAATTTGTAAGTGAAGTAGTGATTTCAGAAAAAGGAGCGTGTGttgtttgaaaatttgtaattttgtgaaaataaatccGTGAAACCAAAAGAGTCAATGTCTCCTCTAATGAAGCATCCGACGGTAAATACGTGCTGGATGGATTCAGTAGGTAGCGGACCAATTGGTCAAATGTTCTGATCAGGAAATTTCGTATTCGGACAATGCGGTGCTGGTAATAAAAACCTTGAATTACAGAATCGtgagaaatgaaaaataatttttagttcgCTGGGTTTCGGTTTCACTTCCATTGCCGGTGATTAGTGAACATCAGATGTGATCAGAGAGAGGCCTATTGAAGGGGATTGCGTGCGCTGCAACTTGATGCGTTTGTATTGATTTTTTTCCTGATTTCTCTGGTAAAGGAAAGAGTTCTGCGCACGGAATTCAGCGGGTACTTAAAGTACAGTTTAGCACTCGCTGGTGTACAGCGGGGAAAGGTTATGCTTTCGTCTGTTTATACTCGAATTGTATTTGTTGTGCTGTTCCGTGCTCAGGACGGCTACTTGGCTTCGTCCAGGACCAGGACAATCACAATTCGCACTACTTGCGGATACTTATCCATTGCTCGCAGAAAAAATGCAGTAATGGAAGGACTTGAGAGCAACAGTTTAGTTCCGCCAATCCCATGCTACAGTGGGGCTGGGGCTGCTTCGCGTCCGCTAATACTCGGGATGACACAGTTTGTCCTGACAGTCACTGAGAATTAGTTTTGCGCCAAATTCACATTTTGAAGGAATTCCTTAAAGTagcacaaaaaaaagaaaaaaggaaagaaatattGAAGCATCCTCCGAGAGTGTAACCACAGTGAATCAGATTGAAACATCCAAGTTGAACAATTAACAAATTTAAGTGTTTTCATGTGATATTTATTGTAGTCACCATAAAAGCGCCAAAAGGGACCATCAAGAAATTCTGAGTGCCTTAGAACTCTTTGGTGGATGGGAGGTCGAAGGGAAACatgtcgttttagttttttaatcatttataaatcaatatcaattatCTGAGatctatttatatgtatatgtaaatgaagctttggagtAGCGCctgattcagatagatataatatatttgtacattgaacaaccGCTTGTTTCAATATACGTCAACTTTCATCCACGAAGTtaatcgaaaataggtgtacgatcaatttatatacatgcatatagaatacagtagACTCACGCACCGGGAAGGATACGTGAATTTTTTGTGAGGTGACACCTGAGGGATCGAAGCACTCAAAGGACAccctccacattcccgagtctgactagcacagaggcgtgcaattacgtgtcgacggagcactttgatggagctttacTGGCGGATCTTCACCGTCAATTTCTCcatcttttttaggtttttgggatagctctcccctcttgttgTTTCTTCAATACCATCATGCTCAAGTTCGAATTTTCAAGCCAAGTCCACGAGGTGGAGAGGATGGGGAGAATATATAGAGACCCTTTTTAATTCCTTTAAAGAATTGCGGGGGTCTCCCCTTAAAAACCCATAGTGCTTCAAAGAGGGGCAATTTTCATATCAAACCGCTAGGATTTAATTTTAAACCCTATCCTGGCAAGAATAGAAGAGGGTGTGTAGGGAGAGGGCGAGAGGTTCATTTATCGGCACCATGGGAAGGAGGGACCTTCCTGCTTCTTCTGCACCCATACTCTCCCCCTCACTGAGTAgggttgaaatttcaaacttGAACATGATGACATAGAAAGCCAATTCTAAGGGGCCACAGCTTTTTAAGGGCAGCCAATGTGGTGGTGTGGTGGTGCTCAAAGGCGGTcgcatctgtcagtcgaattaagagtattcgaaataaatttcgaatgcttcgAATGCTGCGCCACAATTTTATAATCAGTGCATCTGCTCGCGACTTCGTTTGCGGCCTACCTTTTCTTTCTACTTTGGTATAAGTAGAGTCACTGACGCGTATCTCGTAATGGTTCGGTTGTAAATGTATTGATTGCACCTgttgtgttttacccttcttgcgCTTTGGAGTCCACTCTGGGGATTCTCTATTAGTGCCTTTATGCCGCTTGGGGGGCTCTGCTATTTCTTTTTCGTCATGAAGGCGATCCGAGTTCCTATCAGGTATATTGACTTTGGGGACATTTGTGTTGCTACTTCTACTGTAgctttttttgttcttttccttGTCGGCGATCTCAGTACTCTAGCGCTGCGTCTGTAAGGATCGTTAACGTTTTTAAACGGCTCCTCTTTAGCACATTCGCCAGTGGATTGCACGCCTGCTGTCGCGATATCCTTCGACGGGGTAGACATATCTCCTTCGTGCGGCATCTCCTTATTCATCCTCTAATtatctttaaaattttaaattaggaACTGACGATTTATAAAATTAGCCACTACATATTCCGCGAGCCATAATGTTTGCCCGAGTAATTATTATTTATGCACACCACAAAACAGTTGAAGTTTTTTTCAGAAGAAAATAACCCGACTCAGTCCGAGGCTGATCTTCCGCAGCTAAGGCAGGTGCTCTAGAACAAGGCTATGCGCTGACTAAGTTTGCTCGACTTTGTGTAGCACCACCTAGCTTGCACTAGTTAGGATAaaggaaatatataaatttcaaataacTGTTTTTTAGCTTTAACTGAGTATCAAACTCCAAATCCAATGACCCACAAGTACAGAACTAAAATTAAAAGTTATTTATGAatcaaacaaaaattgttttgatCCAAGTTAGAATCGAACCTGAGTCCGTGTACAAAACTACGCCAGTTCCTTCAATGTGCACTAGCTCAGCTCAAAGCCGGCGGTCAGTACATTTAATATACGGCGAATTTCCTGTATATCAAATCAGATGAACAAAGGAAATTATCACGAACAAAGAAACTAATTGTTGTTTAAGTAACTGGCTAATTTATGCAAAGGTACGCAGCAGATTCACACCGCCACTCGCTACTTACACTAATTTACCAATCCGCTCAGTCTTTTATAGTTTTTTCTTCGTTGTCCTCTTCGATTATATTAATTTCACCAAATTATTCACAGAGCGATATGAAAAACGCACCTGCCACTGTTGATGGTTGatgcccgtctgtctgcctgcccgtctgtccgtttgtctgtctatctgtatgtttgtctgtcacacgcacttttcgcagaaacggtcataccgattgacacgaaatttggttagaaggtggaaactgtgaacgcccagacatgtagtgagtgatatctttctacgttgggATTAAGGGGGGAtctacatacatgcaaaaggagggtgtacattttttttttactgaatatagtcttattgggtatcaaatgaaaggtcatgattagtgcttttcgatgcTGGTATGgattttgttggaaaggcgggaagtggAAGGggccgaaagtgataatttctttaaggggatcatcccgtgtgaaggccgtttttttgaattttgttggatagattttgggctatggtggcagccgatcttcaacatgcagtttcgagaaaaacgcatttaaaaagtagaatgtaatttttagccataaaaccttggTCCTGGTCATTAATTTGCTACACTTAGtctataaaccttaggtttcttcaaacacatgtacagccttggcttcaattcttgtccttttagtgaagtaattcgaacgtcattcggatcgataaatgcgaactttattacggcgatcgacataaatctggcatgtgactaatcccgtgtttaacactataatttcctaacgactccgaatatcaaaaaaatccctttgcccatatattctacgctatatctagatacaaaggatgtaacaaaaaaaaatcgatttcgcgaatccgacacacgggatgcccccttaacggatccattctcagaaattacccaatcgaaaaatttaaaaaaaaaatcaggaagctgccgctatacggtgtccaggggTGAAAATTCTcactatatcgatatctgctcaaaataaattaataatagtatattactatatttttgggaaaattaagtaaaaaccccttttaagtttatcctagagttaacaaattttgtagtaatataaaTTATAgaatgaagcatgttatccccaagttttatGAAAAAGTTACAGTTGCTCAAATTTGGCGCTACCGTTTAAAATTACTGCCTGATATActaaatgcatacacataacgggctacgtacaactgggatagttctgcactcaaatacactcacagaaaaaacaaacaaaacctttcatacctgaaacgccgagctccccgtttcccgacttgttaatttttgcaacttcttCAAATTCCACCCCCCACCTCGGTAGATTAATCCTTAGTTACATATTCAACCGGCAATCTCATATCCGCATTTCTGACTCACTATCGAACTCATATTCTCCTCCTGCAGGGTTCCCACAAAGATCAGTGTTGTCTGCCACCCGTTTCTCCGAGGTGGAGCCAAATTTTCCGCGGAAGATGATGGTGGACACACGGAACCTTAATATCAATGTTGGGGCAGCTTCTATCTCCTCATTAACTTCCTCACCAAATTCCAATCTCATGATAACGACCATTCCTACGCGACCATATAACAGGACTCCAGGATGCATTCATCCAGGTACCACTCTATCCCAATTGACTTCTTCAATCTGCATAATCAAGGCAGCATTTATCACAATGATAGGCTGATCCCATATAACCGCTCATACAGTAGACATCACCCTGGCCTTGTATACTCCACCGCACAATAGCCTCAAGTTCTCGAACAAGCATCCTTTCACATCAACTCACGTCTCACGTATGGTATCTTACATTTTTCGTCAAACCAAGAGCTAATCTATAATTTGATAATTGTTAAAGATAAGTCTTAGCGTTAAGTTTAGTCGTAACCGATTTCTACCTGGTATAATCATACTTGAAGCTTCGAAGTTCCCGTTTCCAAATTGTGTTAATCTTGAGCAGGGGCGCAGAAAAATCCAGTTTCCGATTTCATTTGAGCATAGTgtgcaaattaaaatttttttttatccatcTTTCTATATATCTACAGACATCAATCCAGGGCACTGTACACGAATATATGCACGATGCATGCAAATTGCTCAAACATGCTTCGGTAATTCCCCTTATCATTATGATTGTATGATAGTAAACAACAGTCCAGAATTATATAAACGAGTTGGATTTCTAAAGAAGCTCAATTTGTTTGCTGAAATCGTTCTAGGAAGTCGGAAAGATGGTTGTCAGTTCGTCGCTTGTAGCCCTTCTTATTTCTGGTAAAAAACTAAGATTACTATATACCGTAATAACTAGGATTGAAGTGAtagtttctttttatattttccagtggtTACTATCTCCTTTCCTGCAGTAGTTGCAGCTGATTCCTCAGAGGAAGTAACTTATCCAATCTGTGCTGTGAAATGTGCTGTAACTGGTTCGCCAGTCTGTGGTGAACGAGATGGCGattataaattatttataaatggATGTGCAAAGATGAGTCATTACTGCAATACTGGGGAAAGTATGTTTTCACGAAGTGTTAGATTTGCAAAGGCCTGGGTGCAATGCATCGGTCGTGATGCGAATATTTCTATAATAGTGTATGGCCATGAAAATGTCTACGTGTGCATTGCCTCTGACTGGAAAACCCGAAAGTTGTGCATTGAtctcaatatacatatattcgatCTGTTGTGTGTTATCACGTCAATATTTGGCTGTGTTGCTCGCTTTTGAATTAATTAGTAATCATACTATTTACGTGACTAATTATGTATAAATATTTCTAGCGTGGGAAGAGACTGATATCACTAAGTGTGTTGCCGCTGGGTGCCCGATTTCTTGTTCGAAATATGATGACGACATATGTGCAACGAATGGATCCGTATATAAGCATTTCTCTAATCAATGTGACTATCTTCGATTTGTGTGCAAGAAGCCCAAAGAAGGTGAGAATTGTTAATGTTCCTTTTGCGAACTTAATTATTTGTGCCACTGAAAATAGGATATTTTTGacatcatatatgtatatactgtGATCCATCAAGTTATCAATATGTTCGCAAAGATTGTGGTGTTTTCAGGAGTGAAGATTTTTTTACGTGCCATTATTATACAAAATATTTTATGAGAGTTATTACTAATTGTTAATGAATTTTTTTAGCATGGACTCGTGTCACAGAATGCCATCCCTAGGTTGGGCGGAGTTATGTACATCTGTACGTAGgtattttcaaaacattttaaaagaaatataatcggaaagtttctaataaaatatgtgttttttaatttgtttccaCTGGAGTTTTATTTAGGGTCTTTCTATTGTGAATCGGCTTAATTTATGTATTTTGGTATTGTTAACCTTTCAGATTTCTTAAAAAGGTCATCCCGTATCAAAGccgttttttgcttttttgggtcttttttaaagttttgtgtaaaacaaaacc
The window above is part of the Hermetia illucens chromosome 3, iHerIll2.2.curated.20191125, whole genome shotgun sequence genome. Proteins encoded here:
- the LOC119652810 gene encoding uncharacterized protein LOC119652810, giving the protein MMILSSFFLSFLVILASAAKRLDLQPSLSTFPICAVRCAQVGSPVCAERNGVYKLFSTGCSKLSYYCNTGEEWKSVDMEYCYNNNIFPIVCTIQRKQYPVCAVNTSGGYRRFNNECQFLNYACVNYDQEWDRQMDCPEMVDVVQV
- the LOC119652811 gene encoding uncharacterized protein LOC119652811, whose product is MVVSSSLVALLISVVTISFPAVVAADSSEEVTYPICAVKCAVTGSPVCGERDGDYKLFINGCAKMSHYCNTGETWEETDITKCVAAGCPISCSKYDDDICATNGSVYKHFSNQCDYLRFVCKKPKEAWTRVTECHP